A window from Sinanaerobacter sp. ZZT-01 encodes these proteins:
- a CDS encoding YitT family protein, with product MRSELHTPKDYLHFLIINLLGSYSYAMGIQIFTKPFQIAPGGVTGIATILNYLFHIPIGTMIFMINVPLFILSWFFVSKGFTIRTAASLSIFSFCIDALVVWMPPYPSTSPIAPLLASIFGGILMGAGNALIYMSHSTTGGTAIISAVVQKSFPHFSMGKLLTGTNLIVVIASIFAYGNIDVSIFAAICIYISGLVMDNMVYGLNINRLLFIISDHSQEIQERILHELHRGVTVIKGEGGYDHNQKNIIFCVVSKPQFYKVRDIAREVDKKAFLVGCEAGDVVGKGFKHLD from the coding sequence ATGCGTTCCGAACTCCACACACCAAAAGATTACCTTCATTTTTTAATCATCAATCTTTTGGGTTCCTACTCTTACGCCATGGGCATTCAGATCTTTACTAAGCCATTTCAAATTGCACCGGGAGGCGTAACCGGAATTGCTACAATTCTCAATTACCTGTTTCATATTCCCATTGGAACGATGATTTTTATGATCAATGTTCCTCTTTTCATTTTATCATGGTTTTTTGTCTCAAAAGGTTTTACAATTCGAACCGCAGCTTCTCTTTCTATCTTTAGTTTTTGCATTGATGCACTGGTAGTCTGGATGCCTCCTTATCCTTCCACCTCCCCCATCGCTCCTCTGTTAGCATCTATTTTTGGCGGAATTTTAATGGGAGCTGGCAATGCCTTGATCTACATGAGTCATTCAACGACTGGAGGCACCGCTATTATCAGTGCCGTCGTTCAAAAGAGCTTCCCCCATTTTTCTATGGGAAAGCTTTTGACCGGAACGAATCTGATCGTCGTCATTGCATCTATTTTTGCTTACGGCAACATCGATGTTTCTATTTTTGCGGCAATCTGCATTTACATTTCCGGATTGGTCATGGATAACATGGTTTATGGACTTAATATAAACCGCCTTTTATTTATTATTTCCGATCACAGTCAAGAGATACAGGAGCGAATCTTACATGAACTGCATCGGGGCGTTACAGTCATAAAAGGAGAGGGCGGTTATGATCATAATCAAAAAAATATTATATTTTGTGTCGTCAGCAAACCACAGTTTTACAAAGTCCGAGATATCGCTCGTGAAGTAGATAAAAAAGCTTTTCTAGTAGGCTGTGAGGCTGGAGATGTCGTGGGAAAAGGTTTTAAGCATCTAGATTGA
- a CDS encoding CCA tRNA nucleotidyltransferase gives MDKARRVLEKLALADYEAYLVGGCVRDLLLNKIPKDFDITTNALPECIEEIFSGYRTLRTGIKHGTITVIFEDEPFEITTYRTDGIYSDHRRPDQITFSASLQEDLARRDFTINAMAYNEAEGLVDPYNGKEDLEKGILRCVGDAALRFEEDALRLLRLLRFASELGFHAEEKTEIAAYEKKELLEKVSKERVREECSKLLCGKHAGQVLVKWIKVLGVVLPELLPMEGFQQRNPHHKYDVLCHTAAVVDSIPEKPYLRWTALLHDIGKPWRYTVDKHGIGHFYGHAKESENIAEIILKRLKMDRESISKILLLIRYHDFRIEAKTELVKEWLCKLGKENFEDLLLLKKADLAGQNPLGGKKNRKLEALCAVTRDILERGQCYQLKDLRIDGNDLIENGMQSGEQIGYALHLLLKNVIKGCVVNEKEMLLDFLIKEELL, from the coding sequence TTGGATAAAGCAAGGAGAGTTTTAGAAAAATTGGCACTGGCAGATTATGAAGCTTATTTAGTCGGCGGCTGTGTTCGAGATTTATTATTAAATAAAATTCCAAAGGACTTTGATATAACAACCAATGCACTGCCGGAGTGTATTGAAGAAATTTTTTCTGGATACCGCACTTTGAGAACTGGAATAAAACATGGAACCATCACGGTAATATTTGAGGATGAGCCATTTGAAATTACAACGTATCGTACAGATGGCATTTACAGCGATCATCGCAGACCGGATCAAATCACTTTTTCTGCATCGCTTCAAGAGGATTTGGCACGCAGAGACTTTACCATTAATGCAATGGCATATAATGAAGCGGAGGGATTGGTCGATCCTTATAATGGAAAAGAAGACTTAGAAAAAGGTATTTTACGGTGTGTTGGTGATGCTGCCTTGCGTTTTGAGGAGGACGCTTTGCGCCTTTTACGTCTTTTGCGCTTTGCATCCGAGTTGGGCTTCCATGCAGAAGAAAAAACGGAAATTGCTGCTTATGAAAAAAAAGAGCTTTTGGAGAAAGTGTCAAAAGAGCGTGTACGTGAGGAATGTTCAAAATTATTGTGCGGCAAGCATGCGGGACAAGTGCTTGTGAAATGGATTAAAGTGTTGGGAGTGGTTTTGCCTGAACTTCTCCCCATGGAAGGCTTTCAACAAAGAAACCCCCACCATAAGTATGATGTGCTTTGCCACACGGCAGCTGTCGTAGATTCAATACCTGAGAAACCTTATCTAAGGTGGACTGCTTTGCTTCATGACATCGGAAAGCCGTGGCGGTATACCGTGGATAAGCATGGGATCGGACATTTTTACGGACATGCAAAGGAAAGTGAAAATATAGCGGAAATTATATTAAAGCGTTTAAAAATGGATCGGGAAAGCATTAGCAAAATACTGCTTTTAATTCGTTATCATGATTTTCGCATAGAAGCTAAAACCGAGCTTGTAAAGGAATGGCTGTGTAAGTTAGGAAAAGAGAATTTTGAGGATTTATTATTATTAAAAAAAGCAGATCTAGCAGGGCAAAACCCACTGGGTGGAAAAAAGAATCGAAAATTGGAAGCACTTTGCGCGGTTACAAGAGATATTTTAGAACGTGGTCAGTGCTATCAATTAAAAGACTTGCGAATAGATGGAAATGATTTGATAGAAAATGGAATGCAAAGTGGGGAGCAAATCGGATACGCCTTACATCTTTTATTAAAAAATGTAATCAAGGGATGCGTTGTCAATGAAAAAGAGATGCTTTTGGATTTTCTTATAAAAGAAGAACTGTTATAG
- a CDS encoding S-layer homology domain-containing protein: MIRRKLLFLYIGLIIMIVFTTFSFAVENTDEVLKDVKGTAYEQAVQTLLEEGAISGYQEGVFKPDAYITRAEACVMIVKIIYSSKEPLQSVKNSSFSDMNGYGWASPYVNYAVQNRVVSGYGNGVFAPDKNITYNELVTMLVSAKGNTAADLEGVWPDKYYEKAKEMGLFASISNEVEGNMEATRGNAAIMICNGLIER; this comes from the coding sequence ATGATAAGAAGGAAATTACTATTCTTATATATAGGATTGATAATAATGATTGTTTTTACGACTTTTTCGTTTGCAGTGGAAAATACGGATGAGGTATTAAAAGATGTTAAGGGAACTGCTTATGAGCAGGCAGTTCAGACTTTATTGGAAGAAGGGGCAATTTCTGGTTATCAAGAGGGTGTGTTTAAACCGGATGCGTATATAACGAGAGCCGAGGCGTGTGTGATGATTGTAAAAATCATTTATTCATCGAAGGAGCCTTTGCAGTCAGTGAAGAATAGCTCTTTTTCCGATATGAATGGATACGGCTGGGCTTCACCTTATGTAAATTATGCTGTTCAGAATAGGGTTGTTAGTGGTTATGGTAATGGCGTTTTTGCTCCGGACAAGAACATTACCTATAATGAATTGGTCACTATGCTAGTATCTGCTAAAGGAAATACTGCTGCTGATTTAGAAGGGGTGTGGCCGGATAAGTATTATGAAAAGGCAAAAGAAATGGGGTTATTCGCATCAATTTCGAATGAAGTAGAAGGTAATATGGAAGCAACGAGAGGGAATGCGGCAATTATGATTTGCAATGGGTTAATAGAGAGATAA
- a CDS encoding metalloregulator ArsR/SmtB family transcription factor, with the protein MNTFRNRIERSIKLEENKKIECCDSLHIHDEIIETVNETMPDEEILYDLAELYKVFGDSTRIRILYVLFEADLCVCDIAQLLNMGQSAISHQLRVLKQARLVKFRREGKSVIYSLSDDHVRTIIDQGIEHISE; encoded by the coding sequence ATGAATACATTTAGGAATAGAATAGAAAGGAGTATAAAATTGGAAGAGAATAAAAAAATAGAATGCTGTGATTCTCTTCATATTCATGATGAAATCATTGAAACCGTAAATGAAACCATGCCTGATGAAGAAATTCTTTATGATTTAGCAGAGCTGTATAAGGTTTTCGGTGACAGTACACGGATACGAATTTTATATGTGTTATTTGAGGCTGACTTGTGTGTATGCGATATTGCACAATTATTAAATATGGGGCAATCTGCTATTTCTCATCAGCTTCGAGTATTGAAGCAGGCAAGACTTGTAAAATTCAGAAGAGAGGGAAAATCCGTCATTTATTCTTTATCGGACGATCACGTTCGTACGATTATTGATCAGGGAATTGAACATATTTCAGAATAA
- a CDS encoding cation transporter yields MKKTFKMQELDCANCAAKMENAIKKIKGVQNAQISFMTQKLTLEAPDEMFDNILEEAINVCKKVEPDCMIVTQ; encoded by the coding sequence ATGAAAAAGACTTTTAAAATGCAGGAATTAGACTGCGCAAACTGTGCTGCGAAGATGGAAAATGCGATTAAAAAAATTAAAGGGGTTCAGAATGCTCAGATCAGCTTTATGACTCAGAAGCTGACATTAGAAGCACCGGATGAAATGTTTGATAACATATTGGAAGAAGCAATCAATGTTTGCAAAAAGGTAGAACCGGATTGCATGATTGTAACACAGTAA
- a CDS encoding heavy metal translocating P-type ATPase, translated as MSKKQKRVLIRILISGILFAAGEVLLAIDLNPFGKAGAFAFFLIPYLIVGGDILLEAVKNILRGQIFDENFLMVVATVGAFAVGEYPEGVAVMLFYQIGELFQGYAVNASRKSISTLMDIRPDYANIEVDGVLRQVDPEEISVGDIIVVKPGERIPLDGIVKDGVSSVDTSALTGESMPRDLKVGSEALSGCINLNGVLSIRVEKEFGESTVSKILDLVENASSKKAKAENFITKFARYYTPIVVICAALLAIVPPLLIKDALFTDWVQRALIFLVVSCPCALVISIPLGFFGGIGGASKCGVLVKGSNYLEVLAKTGIIVFDKTGTLTKGNFKVAQIYPSQGAAFTENEVLHFAAAAENYSDHPISVSLKEAYGKKIDPKLLENVEEIPGHGVKAIVNGKKVYVGNAKLMELCSVEYEKKSVVGTLVYVAVEESYAGCIVIADEIKADSADAIIKLKNSGIKRTIMLTGDSKNVGQMVGKQLGLDEVYTELLPTGKVSQLEELLKQRKQYGNLAFVGDGINDAPVLAQADVGIAMGGLGSDAAIEAADIVIMDDRPSKIVTAIKISRKTLQIVKQNIVLALGVKGIVLLMGAFGLATMWEAVFADVGVSVLAILNAMRALNVSKYQG; from the coding sequence ATGTCAAAGAAACAAAAAAGAGTATTAATTAGAATATTGATAAGCGGTATCTTATTTGCTGCAGGAGAGGTACTTTTGGCAATCGATTTGAATCCGTTTGGAAAAGCGGGAGCGTTTGCATTCTTTTTGATTCCTTATTTGATTGTGGGTGGTGATATCCTTCTGGAAGCCGTAAAAAATATATTACGGGGACAGATTTTCGATGAAAATTTTTTGATGGTGGTTGCGACGGTCGGCGCATTTGCGGTTGGAGAATACCCGGAAGGGGTTGCCGTAATGTTGTTTTATCAGATCGGTGAACTTTTTCAGGGTTATGCTGTCAATGCATCAAGAAAATCCATTTCAACTTTAATGGACATTCGCCCAGATTATGCTAATATAGAGGTAGATGGAGTTTTAAGGCAAGTCGATCCGGAGGAAATTTCGGTTGGAGATATCATAGTTGTAAAGCCTGGGGAAAGAATACCGTTAGATGGTATTGTAAAAGACGGCGTTTCTTCTGTAGATACTTCCGCATTGACAGGAGAATCTATGCCGCGAGATTTAAAAGTAGGCAGTGAGGCATTAAGCGGCTGCATTAATTTAAACGGTGTGTTATCCATTCGTGTTGAAAAGGAATTCGGTGAATCTACTGTATCTAAGATTTTGGATTTGGTAGAAAATGCGAGCAGTAAAAAAGCGAAAGCCGAAAACTTCATTACAAAGTTTGCACGGTACTATACTCCTATTGTCGTTATTTGTGCTGCATTATTAGCAATTGTTCCGCCTTTATTGATAAAAGATGCATTATTTACTGATTGGGTTCAGCGTGCGCTTATATTTCTTGTTGTCTCTTGCCCTTGTGCATTGGTCATCTCTATTCCTTTGGGATTCTTCGGCGGCATCGGAGGTGCGTCCAAATGCGGGGTATTGGTGAAGGGCAGCAATTATTTAGAGGTGCTGGCGAAGACAGGAATCATTGTCTTTGATAAGACCGGAACTCTGACAAAAGGTAATTTTAAAGTTGCACAGATTTATCCATCACAGGGAGCAGCATTTACTGAAAATGAAGTATTGCATTTTGCAGCTGCGGCAGAAAATTATTCGGATCATCCAATCTCTGTTTCTTTAAAAGAAGCATATGGCAAAAAGATTGATCCGAAGCTTTTAGAAAACGTGGAAGAGATTCCCGGTCATGGGGTGAAAGCCATTGTGAATGGGAAAAAAGTATACGTTGGAAATGCAAAACTCATGGAACTGTGTTCTGTGGAATATGAAAAAAAATCAGTAGTGGGAACACTTGTATATGTTGCGGTAGAAGAGAGCTATGCTGGTTGTATTGTCATTGCGGATGAAATCAAAGCAGATTCTGCGGATGCCATAATCAAGTTAAAGAATTCTGGCATAAAGCGTACGATTATGCTGACCGGAGATTCAAAAAATGTTGGGCAGATGGTTGGAAAGCAATTAGGATTAGATGAAGTTTATACGGAGCTTCTGCCAACAGGAAAAGTAAGCCAGCTAGAAGAACTATTAAAACAAAGAAAACAATATGGAAATCTGGCTTTTGTCGGAGATGGTATCAATGATGCTCCGGTTTTAGCACAGGCGGATGTCGGTATTGCAATGGGAGGATTGGGGTCAGATGCTGCGATTGAAGCAGCAGATATTGTAATTATGGACGATCGGCCTTCCAAGATTGTAACTGCAATTAAAATTTCGAGAAAAACACTTCAAATCGTTAAGCAAAATATCGTTTTAGCGTTAGGAGTAAAAGGAATTGTATTGTTGATGGGAGCCTTTGGATTGGCGACAATGTGGGAAGCTGTATTTGCAGATGTAGGAGTATCGGTGCTTGCTATTTTAAATGCGATGAGAGCCTTGAATGTTTCAAAGTATCAAGGTTGA
- a CDS encoding chemotaxis protein CheW → MQQEMQDKAQSNENTTTVNEIPWIIFKTGDSYFAVLSADVTSISILPEELTGIPDAPDYVRGLANLRDSCIPVLDLRILLNMQILSEEICMFENMMDARKKDHQNWVDELIRSINEKIPFALTSDPHQCAFGKWYDHYKSNNPMVQFQLKKIDEPHKELHNMAVETQQVLNITDAQERERALERIQKQLKDQILPIMLHLLDDTKRVMRDSIREMMLVLDDGTKKCGLAVDEVLRVETLEPVPDTIKIDDYHQMNYVTGISKSKEQIVLLIDEKKLLELV, encoded by the coding sequence ATGCAACAGGAAATGCAAGATAAAGCACAATCAAATGAAAATACCACTACTGTAAACGAGATCCCATGGATTATTTTTAAAACAGGAGACAGCTATTTTGCGGTTTTGAGCGCAGATGTAACTTCTATTTCTATTTTACCGGAAGAGTTGACAGGTATACCGGATGCGCCGGATTATGTGAGAGGACTTGCAAATTTACGAGACTCTTGCATTCCTGTCCTTGATTTGCGGATTTTATTAAATATGCAGATTCTTTCAGAAGAAATCTGTATGTTTGAAAATATGATGGACGCACGTAAAAAGGATCACCAAAATTGGGTGGATGAGCTGATTCGCTCCATCAATGAAAAAATACCATTTGCACTGACTTCTGATCCGCATCAATGTGCATTCGGAAAATGGTATGACCACTATAAAAGCAATAATCCGATGGTACAATTTCAGTTAAAAAAAATTGATGAGCCACATAAAGAGCTTCATAACATGGCAGTAGAAACACAGCAAGTATTAAATATTACAGATGCGCAGGAGCGGGAAAGAGCTTTGGAACGTATCCAAAAACAGCTTAAGGATCAGATTTTACCGATTATGCTTCATTTGTTGGATGACACAAAAAGAGTTATGAGAGATAGTATACGGGAGATGATGCTTGTATTAGATGACGGAACAAAAAAATGTGGACTTGCTGTAGATGAAGTACTTCGTGTAGAGACTTTGGAACCAGTTCCAGATACAATTAAAATTGACGATTACCATCAGATGAATTACGTGACAGGAATCTCTAAATCAAAAGAGCAGATTGTCTTATTGATTGATGAGAAAAAACTTTTGGAATTGGTATAA
- a CDS encoding putative bacteriocin export ABC transporter yields MQPLIETRNLNKNFGEKSVLSNFTFSADPQEFISITGKSGSGKSTLLNILGLLDQYDSGELLIHNEVISNISGKKALLLRRNYMGYIFQNYALIEDETVEENLKVALRYAPENGQSKKDIIQGALAEVGLENFERKKIYELSGGEQQRVAVARVFIKPCELILADEPTGSLDLENKNLILKLFRKLRENGKTIIIVTHDLEIPKICDKNITL; encoded by the coding sequence ATGCAGCCTCTTATTGAAACAAGAAATCTGAATAAAAATTTCGGAGAAAAATCGGTGTTAAGTAATTTTACGTTTTCTGCCGATCCGCAGGAATTTATATCGATTACCGGAAAAAGCGGCTCAGGAAAAAGTACACTTTTAAACATTTTGGGGTTATTAGATCAATACGATTCGGGTGAATTGCTGATTCATAATGAAGTGATTTCTAATATCAGTGGGAAGAAAGCCCTCTTATTAAGAAGAAATTATATGGGATATATTTTTCAAAACTATGCGTTGATTGAAGACGAAACAGTAGAAGAAAATTTAAAAGTTGCGTTGAGATACGCTCCTGAAAATGGACAGTCGAAGAAAGACATCATTCAAGGTGCATTAGCAGAAGTGGGATTGGAAAATTTTGAACGAAAAAAGATCTATGAGCTTTCCGGAGGAGAGCAGCAAAGAGTTGCTGTTGCCAGAGTTTTTATTAAACCATGTGAGTTGATTTTGGCTGATGAACCAACTGGTTCTCTAGATTTGGAAAATAAAAACTTGATTTTAAAGCTATTCAGAAAACTGCGAGAAAACGGGAAGACGATTATTATTGTTACTCACGATTTAGAAATCCCTAAAATCTGCGATAAAAACATTACACTTTAA